In Longimicrobiaceae bacterium, the sequence GGGCGGCCTCACTCGCGAGGAGCAGAAGTCGGTCACCCACGGCGACTTCTGGATTCCCGAAGAGGAGCGCGAGAAGTACAAGCGGGCGCTCGATGCACTGAACCGCGAAGGGATTCCCTACGTGGTGAGCGGAGCGTACGCGATCTACGAGCATACCGGCATCTACCGGGAGACCAAGGATCTCGACCTCTTCCTGGACCCCGGCCACATCGTCGAGGCGGCGCGGGTACTCCGCGCTGCAGGCTTCGTGACCCGCCTGGAGCAGCCTCACTGGTTGGCCAAGGCTACCCTCGGCGAGCATTTCGTCGACCTCATCTTCGGCATGGGGAATGGCCTCGCGCTCATCGACGAGGACTGGTACCGGTACAGCAAGCCCGCCATCCTCGCCGCCCGACCCGTGCGGGTTTCGCCCGTGGAAGAGCTGATCTGGCATCGACTCTTCATCAGCGAGCGTCATCGGCAGGACATGGCGGACATCGTCCACCTCATCCTCTGTCAGGGCACCCACATCGACTGGAATCGACTGGTGCGCAAGACCGGCGAGCACTGGCCGCTGCTGCTCTCCCAGCTGCAGACGTTCACCTACGTGTATCCCGAGGCGCGGGACAGAGTCCCCACGGCGGTGATCGAATCGCTACTCGACCGCGCCCGCGAGGACCTGCGGCGAGAGCGGTCCGGCGAGTCGATGACTCGTGGCCCCCTCATCTCCCGCTTCAGCTTCGCGATCGACGTGAACGAGTGGGGTATGCGGGACCTGCGCGACGAATACGTTCGACGTACCGAGCAGCTGCCGATCATCCAGCAGATCGCGACGGCCGACGTGTGGGACGAGCGGTCGGAGATGTCCGCCGATTACCTGCGACGATACCAGCTATGACGGAGGGTCCGCGCCGAGACGGCCCCGGCGAATCCGGCCGCCCCGCACTTCCTCCCGAGCGCGAGCGGCGCAAGCGGGATCGGCGTCGCGCTGTCGTGCGCGTGGCCGCCGTGGGCGACTTCCATTCCTCGGAGAGTACCGCTGGCGCCTATCGCGACCACTTCGCCCGCGTCAATGCCGAGGCCGACGTGCTCCTGCTGGCGGGGGACCTCACCAACTGGGGCACGCCGGCGGAGATGCGTGTGACCGTGGCAGAGCTCGCCGACGTGGACATCCCGATCGTTGCCGTCCTCGGCAACCACGATCACGAAGCCGGCGAGACCGAAACCGTCTGCGAGATCCTTCGAGACCGGGGCATCCACGTGCTCGACGGGGACACCTATGTACTGAACGATCAGGTCGGAATCGCGGGAGTGAAGGGATACATGGGAGGGTTCGGCCGTCGAGCGCTCACCGCGTTTGGCGAGGCTCTCACCAAGAACTTCGTAGCCTCGTGCCTCGAGGAGGTGCAGAAGCTCGAGCTGGCGCTGCGACGACTGTCCACGCCCACCCGCATTGCCCTGCTGCACTATGCGCCCGTGGTGGATACGGTGATCGGTGAGCCGGAGCAGATCTACCCCTTCCTCGGGACCGATCGCCTGGCGGAGCCGCTCGATCGCTTCGAGGTTTCGGTCGCCTTCCACGGCCATGCGCACCACGGCACCTTCGAGGGCCGCACGGCCGGCGGCGTCCCCGTCTACAACGTCTCCCACCACCTCATCCGCCGAGAGGGCCGGGGGGATATGTATTTCGTTTATGAGATTCCGCTGGGGGAGGGAGTGGGAAGCCAGGAGCCAGAAGCCAGAAGCCAGGAGGAGGGAGTTAAGCGCTAGGAGGTAGAAGTTCCTCAACTCCTAACTCCTCCAGTCCTCCGCTTCCTCCGCGGCCTTACCTCCCCGTCCAGAAGCCTCATCAGCGCCGCCTCCTCCGGGTAGTAGTCCACCGGCGACTCCGCCTCCACCGGCCGTGGCGCCTTCCGCATCACTCGCTCGATCGTCTGTCCCTTCAGGTACCGTTCGACGACCGTGGGATGGATGTAGGCGCTGCGGCACACGGACGGCGTGTTGCCCAGCTCGCTCGAGACGAGCTTGCACATCAGCACCACGTTCTTCTCCGCCTCGCGCTTGGTTCTGGCCGGACCCAGGTCAGCCAGGATGGTGGCCGCGCGCAGCGTCCCGCCCCAGGTCCGGATGTCCTTCGAGGTGTACCGCTCCCCCAGGATCTCCTTCAGATAGCGGTTCACGTCCTGGGCGGTCACATCGCGCACGGTCCCATCCTCGTCCACATACCTGAAGAGCCGCTCACCCGGGAGCTCGAGCAGCTCGCGGATGATCTCCACGAGCGGGGTTGCGGCGACCACCCGCCGCTGATCGATGCTGCGCTTGCCGCGGTAGCTGAAGGAGAGATTGTTGCCCTCGATGGCCAGGTGGCGCTTCTGCAGCGTGGCGATGCCGAAGGTTCGGTTCCGCACCGCGTAGCGCTCGCTGCCCACCCGGAAGAAGGCGCGCACCATCAACCGGACCACTGTCGCGAGCACCTTCTCGCGCCCGAGCCCCTCCTGTTTCAGGTGCTGGTTGGTGACGTCCCGCAGGCGGGGAAGCGCGCGGGCAAAGGAGAGAAGCTTGCGGTATTTGCGCCTCGCGTTCCGGCGCACGAAGGTGGGGTTGTAGATGTACTGCCTCCTCCCGGCGGCGTCGATGCCAATCGCCTGCACCTTCGCGCCCGCGGCGGGCGCGATCCGCACCTCGGTCCAGGCCGGGGGGATCGCCAGCGAGCGGATCCGGGCCAGGGCGTTTTCATCGGCGATCGGTGTGCCGTCGGGGGCGAGGTAGTCGAATCCCTCCTGCTGCGTGCCCACCCGGCGCCACATCTTTCTCTCCCGTGCGGACTCGTTGGGCGCCATGGCTCAGCTCGCCTCCTCGTCCGCCTTCCCCACCCCGCGCAGCAGGTCGGGCGGAGGGAGCCCGTGCTCGCCCCCCTCCATCGCTCCCGCCATGGAGGATTGGCTGTCGTGCAGCCCGCCCCCCGGCTCGCCCCGGCGATGCACCCGGTAGGTGGGATGGGCGAGCTCCACCGAGGGCTCCGCCGCGAAGGCCGCGAGGATTCGACGGCTGACCAGGTCGACCGTACCGCGATGTCGGCGCACGGCAGTCAGGAAGCGCAGCGTCAGCTCGATACCGGTGCCGGAGATGGTGATGTACACGATCGGCGTCAAGGTACCGTACTTGAAGGCGTAACGCTGCTCCAGCCGGCGAAAGCCAGCCTCCAGCTCCGGCCCGAGCTCCTGATGGACCTCATCGCCGATCTCCCGCATCAGCTCCTCGGCGCGCCTCCAGTCGCTCTCGAAGGTGATGGTCACGCGCACCTCCTGCCACGCCCATGGATTCTCGGCACCCTGGAAGTGCACCTGGTCGGAGAGCAGACGATAGTTGGGGATGGAGACCAGCCGGCCGCTCGACTGGCGGCCGTAGACGATCGTCCCCACTTCCAGCACGGTGGTCTTGAGCACGCCGATGTCGACCACATCGCCCAGCACGCCGTTTACTTCGATGCGACTGCCCACGTCGATCCCCGATCGACCGGAGATGTACAGCCAGCCGACCACGGACTTCAGCACGTCCTGCAAGGCGACCGCAATTCCGGCCAGCAGCACCGCGAGGACCGTCCCCAGGCCTTGCAGTGAATCCGCAAAGAGGGCGACGCCGCAGACGACGAGCAGGAAGGCAGCGGCGTAGCTGCTCCACTTCTGCAGGATGTGCCGACGGTTGATGTCCTCGATGTTCTCGCGGATGAGGCGGCGGATCAGGCGGGTCACGGCGTAAACCACGACCACCATCACCACGAACGCCACCAGCTTCTCGCCGAGATCGTGCAGGTATAGGTCCCGCCAGCGCTCGAGGGTCTGCGGGAGGGGGAGGGCCACGCTGTCGGGCTGCGGGATTGGTAAGGTCCCCTGGATCATGGCGGGCGTGGCTCGCGATTCTGGTGCCAGAGGGCGAGTCAGCGCACGGTGAAGGTGCCGCTACGGGCCTCGAGGCGCCGGGTGGGAAGCCCGATCACGCGCACCAGCAGTCGACGGAGGCCGCTCTCCACCGCGCTCTCAGGCGAGGCGCGCCCCTCCACCGCCGGACCCACGTCGCCTTGCAGCCACCGTCGCAACTCCTCGAGGTCGGAGAGCGACAACGTCTCCACCTCCAGGCGCGCAAGGTAGTAGAATCGGCCCCTTCGTGGGGGTCGGAGATTGACGCGAAGTTGTGCCCCTACGGCGGCTTCCGCCTGACTCAGGGTGGCAAAATGACGCTCACCGTTCGGTGCGGTGAGGCTGTAGGTTCGGTCGAGGGGATCCTGGGTCAGGGCGAACGCAACCTCCTGCTCCCCCGCTAGCCGATCGAAGAAGCGATTCTCCCACAGCTCCACTCGCAGGCGAAAACGTAGCGGGAGGCCGGACTCGAGCGCGCGGCGGAGCGCGGGATCCCTCAGCAGCCCGACCGCATCGATCACGGGCACGTAACCCTGCTCGGGCGGCGCCTGCCGGATCTGCAGCCGCGCGGTGGCCTGCGCGGCGGCGTACGAGGTGAGGCAGAGGAGGGCCAGCGCGAGGCCGAAGAGAACCCTACCGGCCCGGTGGAGAGCGATCAAAAGCGCGGGCCGAGTCGGATGAACGCATTCAGACCGCCCGAGCCGGATAGCGGCAACGCCA encodes:
- a CDS encoding mechanosensitive ion channel domain-containing protein → MIQGTLPIPQPDSVALPLPQTLERWRDLYLHDLGEKLVAFVVMVVVVYAVTRLIRRLIRENIEDINRRHILQKWSSYAAAFLLVVCGVALFADSLQGLGTVLAVLLAGIAVALQDVLKSVVGWLYISGRSGIDVGSRIEVNGVLGDVVDIGVLKTTVLEVGTIVYGRQSSGRLVSIPNYRLLSDQVHFQGAENPWAWQEVRVTITFESDWRRAEELMREIGDEVHQELGPELEAGFRRLEQRYAFKYGTLTPIVYITISGTGIELTLRFLTAVRRHRGTVDLVSRRILAAFAAEPSVELAHPTYRVHRRGEPGGGLHDSQSSMAGAMEGGEHGLPPPDLLRGVGKADEEAS
- a CDS encoding DUF4390 domain-containing protein, with product MIALHRAGRVLFGLALALLCLTSYAAAQATARLQIRQAPPEQGYVPVIDAVGLLRDPALRRALESGLPLRFRLRVELWENRFFDRLAGEQEVAFALTQDPLDRTYSLTAPNGERHFATLSQAEAAVGAQLRVNLRPPRRGRFYYLARLEVETLSLSDLEELRRWLQGDVGPAVEGRASPESAVESGLRRLLVRVIGLPTRRLEARSGTFTVR
- a CDS encoding metallophosphoesterase, translated to MTEGPRRDGPGESGRPALPPERERRKRDRRRAVVRVAAVGDFHSSESTAGAYRDHFARVNAEADVLLLAGDLTNWGTPAEMRVTVAELADVDIPIVAVLGNHDHEAGETETVCEILRDRGIHVLDGDTYVLNDQVGIAGVKGYMGGFGRRALTAFGEALTKNFVASCLEEVQKLELALRRLSTPTRIALLHYAPVVDTVIGEPEQIYPFLGTDRLAEPLDRFEVSVAFHGHAHHGTFEGRTAGGVPVYNVSHHLIRREGRGDMYFVYEIPLGEGVGSQEPEARSQEEGVKR